The Longimicrobium sp. genome contains a region encoding:
- a CDS encoding 3-hydroxyacyl-CoA dehydrogenase family protein produces METTDDAPPQLGTIGVVGAGVMGAGVAQNLAQTGHCVLLLDLSAEVLERARAEIGRNVRFHGFFTGQKGGPPAAEVLSRITFTTDYAPFAEADFVVENATEKVDVKQGIYPVLDRVCPPHACFAANTSCISITRIGGWTGRPDRVLGMHFMNPVPLKPVVETIRGFHTSQQTIDTALRFLGQMGKEGIVVNDLPGFVSNRVLMITINEAIWEVMDGVASAENIDRIFVTCFGHKMGPLATGDLIGLDTILYSLQVLQDSYGDPKFRPCPLLVKMVDAGLHGRKSGRGFFDYSDT; encoded by the coding sequence ATGGAAACCACCGACGACGCCCCGCCGCAGCTGGGCACCATCGGCGTGGTGGGCGCGGGGGTGATGGGCGCAGGCGTGGCCCAGAACCTGGCCCAGACCGGCCACTGCGTGCTGCTGCTGGACCTGTCGGCCGAGGTGCTGGAGAGGGCGCGCGCCGAGATCGGCCGCAACGTGCGCTTCCACGGCTTCTTCACCGGGCAGAAGGGCGGCCCGCCGGCCGCCGAGGTCCTGTCGCGCATCACCTTCACCACGGACTACGCCCCGTTCGCCGAGGCCGACTTCGTGGTCGAGAACGCGACGGAAAAGGTGGACGTCAAGCAGGGGATCTATCCCGTGCTGGACCGGGTGTGCCCGCCGCACGCCTGCTTCGCCGCCAACACCTCGTGCATCTCCATCACCCGCATCGGGGGATGGACCGGCCGGCCGGACCGCGTGCTGGGCATGCACTTCATGAACCCGGTGCCGCTGAAGCCGGTCGTCGAAACCATCCGGGGCTTCCACACCAGCCAGCAGACGATCGACACCGCACTGCGCTTCCTGGGGCAGATGGGCAAGGAAGGCATCGTGGTGAACGACCTTCCCGGGTTCGTGAGCAACCGCGTGCTGATGATCACCATCAACGAGGCGATCTGGGAGGTGATGGACGGAGTGGCGAGCGCGGAAAACATCGACCGCATCTTCGTCACCTGCTTCGGCCACAAGATGGGCCCGCTGGCCACGGGCGACCTGATCGGCCTCGACACCATCCTGTACTCGCTGCAGGTGCTGCAGGACAGCTACGGCGACCCCAAGTTCCGGCCCTGCCCGCTGCTGGTGAAGATGGTGGATGCGGGGCTGCACGGCCGGAAGAGCGGCCGCGGCTTCTTCGACTACTCGGATACATGA
- a CDS encoding MbtH family protein yields the protein MSDEREDTTIYEVVMNDEEQYSIWPADRELPLGWHKAGKQGLKADCLAYIEEVWTDMRPKSLREKMQQQGLG from the coding sequence ATGAGCGACGAGCGCGAGGATACCACGATCTACGAGGTCGTGATGAACGACGAGGAGCAGTACTCCATCTGGCCGGCGGACCGCGAGCTGCCCCTGGGCTGGCACAAGGCGGGAAAGCAGGGGCTGAAGGCCGACTGCCTGGCTTACATCGAAGAGGTGTGGACCGACATGCGTCCCAAGAGCCTCCGCGAAAAGATGCAGCAGCAGGGCCTGGGCTGA
- a CDS encoding acyl carrier protein — protein sequence MTDEKQTLRGFVGKFMRGRELRDDEDIFATGYVNSMFAMQLVQFVEQAFEVTVEGEDMEIDNFRSIDALAGFVQRKRTAGAA from the coding sequence ATGACAGACGAAAAGCAGACCCTCCGCGGCTTCGTCGGGAAATTCATGCGCGGGCGGGAGCTGCGCGACGACGAGGACATCTTCGCCACGGGGTACGTGAACTCGATGTTCGCGATGCAGCTGGTGCAGTTCGTGGAGCAGGCCTTCGAGGTAACGGTGGAGGGGGAAGACATGGAGATCGACAACTTCCGCTCCATCGACGCCCTGGCCGGCTTCGTCCAGCGCAAGCGGACCGCCGGGGCCGCCTGA